The stretch of DNA TGAATCAGGTATGGAAGGAAGAAAACGAACAGCCGAAGTTCCAGAATTTCGGTTCTGGTGATGTTGGTGTGTGCACAGATGATAATTGTTCCATCTGATATATGATGGGCCTGCAGATTTGCAGGTCTTTTTTTGTGCTTCCAAAAAGGGTATTTAAAGTGATGAGCCCTGTTAAACGGAAGATAAGGCATCATATTGGAGGATATCTAAGAACCGGCCGCTTATCTTCAGGTTGAGCAAAGTGAGCCATCTATATCCTGTTTAACTGCTGTCAGTGGCATTTTATCTTTCGGAGGATATACTGTAGCATTATAGAAGTGAGTTTCACACAGCGGCTGAACGGGTAGATGATAAAAGTTGTATTTCGTTCAGCAAAAATAAACAACCTCAGGTTGAAGGAGTGGTTGGTTGGAAACCGATATTAAGAAACCGTCTTTTATTTATGCATTGATGATGCTTTTATCAATAGTGGCAGTAGTATCCATAGGAATTTTGGCATTTGATGCACCGATTCAAATACTGATGTTCATCAGCATGCTAGTCATCATCCCTTATATGCTGGGGCTTGGATTTACGTATAAGCAAATCGAAAAATCCATGGCAAAAGCAATGGGAAGAGCATTGATGCCTGGTGTCATTCTTTTGACCGTCGGCATTTTAATCGGTGCATGGATAGCATCCGGAACAGTGCCAACACTGATTTATTATGGTGTGCAGGCAATTACACCGCAGTTCTTCTTAGTGACGACATTGCTGTTTTGCTCCCTGGTATCTGTTGCGACAGGCACCAGCTGGGGAACGGTCGGAACTGCAGGTGTTGCTATGATGGGTGTCGGTACGGCACTCGGCATTCCGGTTGGTCTGACAGGAGGGGCCATTGTCAGCGGAGCGTTTTTCGGTGATAAGATGTCTCCTTTATCCGATACGACTAACTTGGCACCCGCGGTAACAGGCGGGAATTTGTTCAAGCATATCAAGCATTTGCTTTGGACGACAGTTCCTTCTTATTTGATTACAGCTGCCATCTTTTTCTTCATTGGTTTGCGTTATCATGGAACAGGCGCCGATTCGGAGAGTGTCAATCAGCTGACGGCATACCTGGCGAATAATTTCCATTTGGGGATCATTCCATTGATCCCGATAGTTGTATTGATTGCATTGCTGGTCATGAAAAAACCTGCCATACCATCGATTTTTGCCGGAGCGGCGGTCGGCGGGCTGATTGCGATCTTTTATCAAGGATTCGGATTTGCTGAAACTTTAACCACTTTCTATAGCGGATATGCAGTGGAATCCGGTATTCCTGTTGTCGATGAATTGCTGATTCGCGGTGGCTTGACAAGTATGCTGGAATTGATTGCGCTATTCTTGTTTGCTCTCGGAGTCGGCGGTCTTTTGGCAGATGCGGGTGTGCTGGAAGCGCTGATTGCATCATTTGCGATGAAAATCAAACATACTGGTGTATTGACAGCAGTGACTATCATTGTAAGCTACGTAACCCTGGTGCTTGGAGGAACTGTTTACTTCTCGACAGTTATGGGCGGTACACTGATGAAGCCTATATTTGAACGGTTGAATCTTGAACCGGAAAACCTCTCGCGTATCTTGGAAGATACGGGTACGTTGAGTGCCCCGCTTGTCCCTTGGACCGGCGGCGGTATCTATACGGCCGGGGCCCTCGGTATCGCGACAGTCACGTATTTGCCATTCTGTTTCTTGGCCTTCATCACGCCGTTGTTTACCTTGCTTTATGGCGTGACCGGCTGGACTTTCAAGGAGAAAAAAGAAGCGAAGCAGAAGAAACCAAAAATGAAAATAGCAGAAGCTTGATAGCAGGAGAGCACTGCCCTGACAGGGTAGTGCTCTCTTTTTAATGCTTGATCGGAGGGATGGTCATTTTTCTATCCTTCAAATTGATGTGGAGCTTTTGCTGCTGGGAAATGGATGCGAAGAATACATTGTTGATTCCGATGATATTTTGCTCTGCCAGCTGTGTTCTTAACCATTCTTCATCCAATTGGAAATAGGCCAGTGTATCGTAGTGAATGACTCCATCCGATATGACTGGATAAGCAATGGAGGAGATGGGCTCCCGAAGTTTGAGATCTTCCCGGGTAACGGGCAGTTTGACAGTCTTTTTCAACACGCTCAGCGTACCGTTCGGTTCAATGACAGCAGTTTCTACATCGGATATATCAAATATGTCCTTTTGCCGCAGCATGAACAATATATTGTCTATGGAGTATTCGATTTTTCGCATATTATCATACAGAAAGGTTCCATCCTGGATCACGATAGTCGGATCGAGTGTAAGCAGTTTACCGATTTTACGGTTGGCTATCTTCCACTTTACGATTGCTTTTTGAAAAAGCCCGATAGCGATGACAGCAAAGGCTGTAGGGAGATGTTCAATGTTGGGATCAGCAATATCGGCACCGACCAGCGCTCCTAAAATGACGACAATCAGAAAATCGAATACTGGCATTTCCCCGATGGTGCGTTTTCCCATGAATAGTGTGACGATGAGCATCAGCGGTATGATAGTAATGATTCGGGATAGGACAATCAGATTATCATGTATGAGTTCAGGCATGAAGCTGCTCCTTTCTTATCATCCAGTCTTGCCAGCAGATGCTGCCGTCAAACCGATGCCTTGAATTTTTGAAACGAAAATGCAGTCAGCGCGTAAAAAGAGAAGAGGCGATCAACATGCAA from Terribacillus sp. FSL K6-0262 encodes:
- the nhaC gene encoding Na+/H+ antiporter NhaC; the encoded protein is METDIKKPSFIYALMMLLSIVAVVSIGILAFDAPIQILMFISMLVIIPYMLGLGFTYKQIEKSMAKAMGRALMPGVILLTVGILIGAWIASGTVPTLIYYGVQAITPQFFLVTTLLFCSLVSVATGTSWGTVGTAGVAMMGVGTALGIPVGLTGGAIVSGAFFGDKMSPLSDTTNLAPAVTGGNLFKHIKHLLWTTVPSYLITAAIFFFIGLRYHGTGADSESVNQLTAYLANNFHLGIIPLIPIVVLIALLVMKKPAIPSIFAGAAVGGLIAIFYQGFGFAETLTTFYSGYAVESGIPVVDELLIRGGLTSMLELIALFLFALGVGGLLADAGVLEALIASFAMKIKHTGVLTAVTIIVSYVTLVLGGTVYFSTVMGGTLMKPIFERLNLEPENLSRILEDTGTLSAPLVPWTGGGIYTAGALGIATVTYLPFCFLAFITPLFTLLYGVTGWTFKEKKEAKQKKPKMKIAEA
- a CDS encoding DUF421 domain-containing protein yields the protein MPELIHDNLIVLSRIITIIPLMLIVTLFMGKRTIGEMPVFDFLIVVILGALVGADIADPNIEHLPTAFAVIAIGLFQKAIVKWKIANRKIGKLLTLDPTIVIQDGTFLYDNMRKIEYSIDNILFMLRQKDIFDISDVETAVIEPNGTLSVLKKTVKLPVTREDLKLREPISSIAYPVISDGVIHYDTLAYFQLDEEWLRTQLAEQNIIGINNVFFASISQQQKLHINLKDRKMTIPPIKH